Proteins encoded by one window of Lepeophtheirus salmonis chromosome 3, UVic_Lsal_1.4, whole genome shotgun sequence:
- the LOC121115369 gene encoding uncharacterized protein, which yields MSGDELPTHSPMETENYSKFMGPIQEGFAVTSQNVLELSGKFKDLENTLRDLCQTVEEIKCTKTKQMDEIIHKMNEKCIRCSSNSAELKESTSSSGVKSKIITDTKQIADQLREDNSLLRQDLQRFRDRENKLFDRLEGLEHRLLRVNLNDSAQTSPPSDRSTFPLIQTELKKTKEFITNTVVADTEEIILPIDVNKSRRLSNDSRSSSAGNTRITAKLRPINDITLARSDNTILRQDIQICRERESQLLMRTIDLEDKIIKAASEDDTSNKKKKVKPEVNINIDFSVEQIKNGKNRQEAHQTVKVEIQDDKLPGKEHLSLGDIKSPVPEKHSETERQGPPLASSTESEPQIEKIKEIEAPKALLESKPSKFKESKVSKPSKSKNEEIISPSSSLTSKEEPKKSSKTTSHSKKEETSKLGKKDGKKISTTLPPSSTKESSSIAKSQKNSNSKSKSLESSNEVIEDQKPKKENVLPTTSSSKKPSSSTLLASKKPTSTQNKQPPEKERLVNNQTESNKIRSSPDGANSLAALELKNESSNESSKVKEEKVPGREQNKSSSSQGQEIDDNFTNELITFDSNNNKCKSKTLGHHRPRLLKRSLKSPFKKLDHGSANQRLRLSKRSKSTSQLNKPTPEVTRPKLIRAHHSVERLPTLSAFDEERVVWLKSFEDDITYAQERRKMQSLKELSPTDSSSPTSSSDGHTRSKSQNHVVVIDEVGKIESSNSSVGHKGDTIDDSATSSDNEYEEIKKSLKRKSKKEKKSHKPLVAECFIISRGWQMDQSRLIRALDRIKCVSFHRVQVATTVNRMVENLRPHQDVIVLHIGSQELLEASYGADDVSSVANSVSSVISKHIANVASQNRNTHFLVSLPIPRNTKDEDQITMRFHELRKAFNTSLSCSLLHSINVQCIDNENLAQQGSEGELEPKYYSDNVQLSSKGMRKLAKNWEEFLLRITKTKEGNIYVRRASDSSSGGSSNEPRKL from the exons ATGTCAGGTGACGAACTTCCCACTCATTCGCCAATGGAAACGGAGAACTATTCCAAGTTTATGGGTCCTATCCAAGAGGGGTTTGCTGTGACAAGTCAAAATGTTTTGGAATTATCTGGCAAATTTAAGGACTTGGAGAACACATTGCGGGATCTCTGCCAAACGGTTGAAGAGATTAAATGTACCAAAACGAAGCAAATGGATGAAATCATTCACAAAATGAACGAGAAATGCATTCGATGCTCCTCAAACAGTGCAGAGTTAAAAGAAAGCACTTCTTCCTCGGGTGTAAAGTCTAAAATAATTACGGATACTAAACAAATAGCAGACCAATTGCGAGAAGACAATTCTCTCCTTCGCCAAGATTTGCAAAGATTTAGagatagagaaaataaattatttgataggtTGGAAGGACTTGAACATCGTCTTTTGCGTGTGAATCTAAATGATTCAGCTCAAACGAGTCCTCCTTCGGATCGTTCTACTTTCCCTCTCATTCAAACGGAGCTGAAAAAGACCAAAGAGTTCATAACAAATACTGTGGTAGCAGACACAGAGGAAATCATTCTCCCAATAGATGTAAATAAATCCCGTAGACTCAGTAATGACTCCCGCTCCAGTAGTGCTGGTAATACTAGAATAACAGCTAAACTTCGACCAATCAACGATATCACTCTCGCACGCTCAGACAATACAATACTTCGACAAGACATTCAAATATGCCGAGAGAGGGAGAGTCAGTTATTGATGAGAACAATTGACCTGgaggataaaattattaaagcaGCCTCAGAGGATGATACCTcgaataagaaaaagaaagtaaaacCAGAAGTCAATATTAACATTGACTTTAGCGTAGAGCAGatcaaaaatggtaaaaatagaCAAGAGGCCCACCAAACAGTCAAAGTTGAGATTCAAGATGATAAATTGCCTGGGAAAGAGCATTTGTCATTGGGGGATATCAAATCTCCTGTTCCTGAGAAACACTCAGAGACTGAGAGACAGGGTCCTCCATTGGCCTCAAGTACTGAATCTGAACCCCAAATAGAAAAGATTAAAGAAATTGAAGCTCCTAAAGCTCTCCTTGAAAGTAAGCCTTCAAAGTTTAAGGAGTCTAAGGTTTCCAAACCTAGTAAGAGTAAGAATGAAGAGATAATATCTCCCTCCTCTTCTTTGACTTCTAAAGAAGAACCTAAGAAATCGTCAAAAACTACAAGCCACTCCAAAAAAGAAGAGACGagtaaattaggaaaaaaagacGGGAAAAAGATAAGCACTACACTGCCCCCTTCTTCTACGAAGGAATCCTCTTCAATAGccaaatcacaaaaaaattccaatagcAAATCGAAATCCCTTGAGTCTTCCAATGAGGTAATTGAGGACCAAAAGCCCAAAAAGGAAAATGTTCTGCCAACTACTTCGTCGAGTAAAAAGCCATCATCATCAACACTACTAGCAAGCAAAAAGCCAACATCAACTCAGAATAAGCAGCCTCCTGAGAAGGAGAGGCTGGTCAATAATCAAACTGAGTCAAATAAG ATACGCTCTAGCCCTGATGGTGCAAATTCATTGGCAGCTCTAGAATTAAAGAATGAATCTTCCAATGAGTCGTCCAAAGTTAAGGAGGAAAAGGTTCCCGGCCGGGAGCAGAATAAATCTTCTTCCTCCCAGGGACAAGAGATCGATGACAACTTTACTAATGAACTCATTACATTCGATAGCAATAACAATAAGTGTAAAAGCAAGACTCTTGGACATCACAGGCCAAGACTGCTTAAACGCAGTTTAAAATCTCCCTTTAAGAAATTGGATCATGGGTCTGCGAATCAAAGACTTCGTCTATCTAAAAGAAGCAAGTCCACGAGTCAGTTGAATAAACCCACGCCAGAAGTAACGAGACCCAAATTGATTCGAGCCCATCATAGCGTTGAGAGACTTCCTACCCTCTCTGCGTTTGATGAAGAAAGGGTTGTATGGCTTAAAAGCTTTGAGGATGATATTACATATGCTCAAGAAAGAAGGAAGATGCAGTCTCTTAAG GAACTTTCTCCCACTGACTCTTCCTCCCCTACGTCAAGCTCTGATGGCCACACTCGATCCAAATCCCAAAACCATGTGGTGGTTATTGACGAAGTAGGAAAAATAGAGAGTAGTAATAGTTCTGTTGGTCATAAAGGAGATACCATCGATGATTCAGCCACATCTTCGGACAATGAATATGAGGAAATAAAGAAGAgtctaaaaagaaaaagcaagaaagagaaaaagagtCACAAACCACTAGTTGCTGAATGCTTCATCATTTCAAGAGGATGGCAAATGGATCAAAGTCGTTTAATACGCGCCCTGGATCGTATTAAATGTGTCTCCTTCCATCGTGTTCAAGTTGCAACAACAGTTAATCGAATGGTTGAAAACCTTCGTCCTCATCAAGATGTTATCGTTCTCCACATTGGCTCTCAAGAACTTTTAGAAGCCTCTTACGGTGCGGACGATGTATCCTCTGTAGCCAATAGTGTTTCCAGTGTGATATCCAAACATATTGCAAACGTTGCATCCCAAAATCGAAATACGCACTTCCTTGTCTCTCTACCCATTCCACGAAATACCAAAGATGAAGATCAAATCACAATGCGTTTTCATGAGCTTCGAAAAGCATTTAACACGAGTCTCTCCTGTAGCTTGCTCCATTCTATCAATGTACAGTGCATAGACAATGAAAACCTCGCCCAACAAGGATCTGAGGGAGAGTTGGAGCCAAAGTACTACTCAGATAACGTTCAACTGAGCTCAAAGGGAATGCGAAAGCTAGCAAAGAATTGGGAGGAGTTCCTTCTTCGAATCACAAAAACTAAAGAAGGCAATATTTATGTTCGAAGAGCTTCGGATTCGAGCTCTGGTGGAAGCAGTAATGAACCTAGAAAGTTATAA